Proteins encoded within one genomic window of Setaria italica strain Yugu1 chromosome IV, Setaria_italica_v2.0, whole genome shotgun sequence:
- the LOC101782003 gene encoding 39S ribosomal protein L47, mitochondrial, whose product MLSLSRALGRRLFSSAAAASESAAAASTSAVRKAQNPLEEFFEVERSTEEDKPPPHYGRSWKASELRLKSWDDLQKLWYVLLKEKNMLMTQRQMLYAENLRFPNPERISKVKKSMCRIKHVLTERAIAEPDPRRSAEMKRMINTL is encoded by the exons atgctGTCCCTGTCGAGGGCGCTCGGGAGGCGCCTCTTCTCTTCCGCTGCCGCGGCGTCCGagtccgccgcggccgcgtcgaCGTCAGCGGTGAGGAAGGCGCAGAACCCGCTCGAGGAGTTCTTCGAGGTCGAGCGGAGCACCGAGGAGGACAAGCCCCCTCCCCACTACG GTCGTAGTTGGAAGGCTTCTGAACTGCGTCTAAAATCTTGGGATGATCTTCAGAAGCTTTGGTATGTTCTTCTGAAGGAAAAGAATATGCTTATGACTCAGCGACAGATGCTGTATGCAGAGAACTTGCGTTTTCCAAATCCAGAGCGTATTTCCAAG GTGAAGAAATCAATGTGCCGGATAAAGCATgtcttgactgagagggccataGCTGAGCCTGACCCAAGAAGGTCCGCAGAAATGAAGCGGATGATCAACACCCTCTAA